One Peptostreptococcus equinus genomic window carries:
- a CDS encoding glycine/sarcosine/betaine reductase component B subunit, with protein sequence MGIGPSTKETSLHMFRDPLVKILGEDTDIDFAGIIVVGTPDDNKYKNLVGQRAAAWCEAMRADGVILSADGWGNSHVDYANTFEEIGKRNIPAVGVTFNGTQAKFVVTNKYMDTIIDINKSKEGIETEVVGENNVNEVDARKALVFLKMKMRKVK encoded by the coding sequence ATGGGAATAGGTCCTTCTACAAAAGAGACTTCATTACATATGTTTAGGGATCCATTAGTAAAAATACTCGGTGAAGATACTGATATTGACTTTGCTGGAATAATCGTTGTTGGAACGCCTGACGATAATAAATATAAAAATTTAGTAGGCCAGAGAGCTGCAGCATGGTGTGAAGCAATGAGAGCTGATGGTGTAATTCTAAGTGCAGATGGATGGGGTAATTCACATGTTGATTACGCAAATACATTTGAAGAAATTGGAAAAAGAAATATACCAGCTGTAGGTGTTACTTTTAACGGAACACAAGCTAAGTTTGTTGTTACAAACAAGTATATGGACACAATTATTGATATAAATAAGAGCAAGGAAGGTATCGAGACAGAAGTCGTTGGGGAGAACAATGTCAATGAAGTAGATGCAAGAAAGGCTCTGGTATTTTTGAAAATGAAGATGCGTAAAGTTAAATAA
- a CDS encoding proline racemase produces MKFSRSIHAVDSHTAGEATRIVVGGIPNIIGANMPEKKQWLEDNLDYLRTAIMLEPRGHNDMFGSIITQPTNPEADFGIIFMDGGGYLNMCGHGTIGAMTVAVETGMVEVKEPITKVVQEAPAGIIRGEVQVEEGKAKKVSFKNVPSFLYKKDQEVELPGYGKIKFDISFGGSFFAIVKVDQIGVEIKPENAAILNSVGMQLRDIINNEIEIQHPELAHIKTVDLIEWWSETDTPGATLKNCVVFGQGQVDRSPCGTGTSAKLATLHAKGEFKEGDKFYYESILGTIFEGEIVGKAKVGEFDAIIPQISGSAYITGFNHFVIDETDPVKHGFILK; encoded by the coding sequence ATGAAATTTAGTAGAAGTATTCATGCAGTTGATTCTCACACAGCGGGTGAAGCAACAAGAATAGTTGTCGGTGGTATTCCAAATATCATCGGTGCAAATATGCCTGAGAAAAAACAGTGGTTAGAAGATAATCTTGATTATCTTAGAACTGCAATAATGTTAGAACCAAGAGGACATAATGATATGTTTGGTTCAATCATTACGCAACCTACAAATCCAGAAGCTGACTTTGGAATTATTTTCATGGACGGTGGTGGATACCTTAATATGTGTGGACACGGAACAATAGGCGCAATGACTGTTGCTGTTGAAACAGGAATGGTTGAAGTTAAGGAACCTATTACTAAGGTCGTTCAGGAAGCTCCAGCTGGTATAATCAGAGGAGAAGTTCAGGTTGAAGAAGGAAAAGCTAAAAAAGTTTCTTTCAAGAATGTACCTTCATTCCTATACAAAAAAGATCAGGAAGTTGAATTACCAGGATATGGTAAAATCAAATTTGATATATCTTTCGGTGGTAGTTTCTTTGCAATCGTAAAGGTTGACCAGATTGGTGTAGAAATTAAACCTGAAAATGCTGCTATATTAAATTCAGTTGGTATGCAGTTAAGAGATATAATAAACAATGAAATAGAAATTCAGCATCCAGAATTAGCTCATATTAAGACAGTTGACCTAATTGAATGGTGGTCTGAAACTGATACTCCAGGTGCTACGTTAAAGAACTGTGTTGTATTTGGTCAGGGACAGGTTGATAGATCTCCATGTGGAACTGGAACAAGTGCTAAATTAGCTACTTTACACGCTAAGGGTGAATTCAAAGAAGGAGATAAATTCTACTATGAATCAATCTTAGGAACAATATTTGAAGGTGAAATCGTAGGAAAAGCTAAAGTTGGAGAGTTTGACGCTATAATTCCTCAGATTTCAGGATCAGCGTATATTACTGGATTCAATCATTTCGTTATAGATGAGACTGACCCAGTTAAGCACGGTTTTATTTTAAAATAG
- the prdD gene encoding proline reductase cluster protein PrdD, whose amino-acid sequence MEEKILRKLVIKPFAISEVKFEDRFAIKGEVLEICKDKIQELKDANDLITDIKLEIIKPGDYDREINTIMDIIPISAKVLGGMGEGITHTITGTYVMLTGVDEDGRQMHEFGSSEGNLKEQLVLGRCGTPDVNDIIIHMDITVKGGLPFDRSLPNACFDTCDKFIQEVRKLLKTIDGRQSYGSYEYLDKICPGKKKVVLVKQIAGQGAMYDNLLFPEEPSGYEGGTSIIDMCNMPMILSPNEYRDGILRAMV is encoded by the coding sequence ATGGAAGAAAAGATACTAAGAAAACTTGTAATTAAACCTTTTGCCATTAGTGAGGTCAAATTTGAAGATAGATTTGCTATTAAAGGTGAAGTTCTTGAAATTTGTAAAGATAAAATCCAAGAATTAAAAGATGCAAACGATTTAATAACTGATATAAAATTAGAAATAATAAAGCCTGGTGACTATGATAGGGAAATCAATACTATTATGGATATAATACCAATATCGGCAAAAGTTTTAGGTGGTATGGGTGAAGGAATTACGCATACTATTACAGGTACTTATGTTATGTTAACCGGAGTAGATGAGGATGGACGTCAAATGCATGAATTTGGATCATCTGAAGGTAACCTAAAAGAACAATTAGTTCTTGGGAGATGTGGTACACCTGATGTAAATGATATAATAATTCACATGGATATTACTGTTAAAGGCGGTTTACCTTTTGATAGAAGTTTACCTAATGCTTGTTTCGACACATGTGATAAATTCATTCAAGAAGTTAGAAAACTATTAAAGACTATTGATGGAAGACAATCCTATGGTTCATATGAATATTTAGATAAGATATGCCCAGGCAAGAAAAAAGTAGTACTTGTAAAACAGATAGCTGGACAAGGTGCAATGTATGATAACTTGCTTTTCCCTGAAGAACCAAGTGGTTATGAAGGTGGAACTTCAATTATTGATATGTGTAATATGCCTATGATACTATCCCCTAATGAATATAGGGATGGAATCTTAAGAGCAATGGTTTAG
- the prdB gene encoding D-proline reductase (dithiol) protein PrdB: MSQKLTTVQGLQSEIYVPITPPPVWAPVTKPLNEMVIALATAAGVHMKSDERFNLAGDTGYRAVPDTATPADLMVSHGGYDNSDVNRDVNCMFPIERLHELAKEGFIKGVAPMHYAFMGGGGNQEVFTNETGPAIAAKLKEEGVDGVVMTAGUGTCHRTAVIVQRAIEEAGIPTIIIAALPPVVRQNGTPRAVAPLVPMGANAGEPHNVEMQTGILKATLEQLIAIPSAGKIVPLPFEYHASI, encoded by the coding sequence ATGAGTCAGAAGTTAACTACAGTACAAGGACTTCAATCTGAGATTTATGTGCCAATCACACCACCTCCAGTTTGGGCTCCTGTAACAAAGCCATTGAATGAAATGGTAATAGCACTAGCAACTGCTGCCGGTGTACATATGAAATCAGATGAAAGATTTAATCTAGCAGGGGATACAGGATATAGAGCAGTACCTGATACAGCAACTCCAGCTGATTTAATGGTATCACATGGTGGATATGATAACTCAGATGTAAACAGAGACGTAAACTGCATGTTCCCAATCGAAAGATTGCATGAACTTGCTAAGGAAGGTTTCATAAAGGGCGTTGCACCAATGCACTATGCTTTTATGGGTGGTGGAGGAAACCAGGAAGTTTTCACTAATGAAACAGGTCCTGCTATAGCTGCCAAACTAAAAGAAGAAGGTGTAGATGGCGTTGTTATGACAGCAGGCTGAGGTACTTGTCATAGAACTGCCGTGATCGTGCAGAGAGCAATAGAAGAAGCTGGTATTCCAACAATAATAATAGCAGCTCTTCCACCAGTAGTTAGACAAAATGGTACTCCAAGAGCAGTTGCTCCACTAGTACCTATGGGTGCTAACGCTGGAGAACCACATAATGTGGAAATGCAGACAGGAATATTAAAGGCTACTTTAGAGCAGTTAATTGCTATTCCATCTGCTGGAAAGATAGTACCACTACCATTTGAATATCATGCATCTATATAA